In Isosphaera pallida ATCC 43644, the sequence ATGGCCTATCACCGCCACCACGGGGTCAACACCCACATCGTCCGCATCTTCAACACCTATGGACCCCGCATGAGGCTCAACGACGGTCGGGTGTTGCCGGCGTTCATGTCCCAAGCGCTTCGCAACGAGCCGATCACCGTATTCGGCGAAGGGCGGCAGACCCGCAGCTTCTGCTACGTGGACGACCTGGTGGACGGCATCCACCGCCTGCTCTTTTGCGACTACCACGAGCCGGTCAACTTGGGGAATCCCTCCGAGATTACGGTCTACGAACTTGCCAAGGAGATCATCGCCCTGGTTCCTGGCTGCACCAGCGAGATCATCCACAAAGATCTCCCCCAAGACGACCCCAAGCGCCGCCGTCCCGACATCAGCCTGGCCCGCCGCCTGCTGGGCTGGGAGCCCCAGGTCGATCGTGCAGTGGGGCTCCAACGGACCCTGGACTACTTCAAGACCGTGATTTGATCCGGTCGCGTGGTTGTCGCCTCGTTCGTCCGCTCGGTTCGCCGTTCCGTCCCTCCGAGCTTCGCCCCCGAGTCCCGCGAGGGATGGATTCATGGTCACCACCACTTTGACAACCTCTCCCCCGTCGGGTTCCGACCCCGCGCTGGCCTTCTTATATCGTCGGATCAACTACGAACGCGCCGGAGTGTCCGACCAAACCAAACGCGAGCTTCGTTTGACCCGGATGCGGAGACTGGTTCGGGTTCTCGGCGATCCTCACGACGGCCCGATCGTGTTGCACGTCACCGGCACCAAGGGCAAAGGCTCGACTGCGACCATGCTCGCGGCGATTTTGAGACAAGCCGGCTGGCGTGTGGGGCTTTACACCTCGCCCCATTTGCACCGCATTGAGGAACGCATTCGCTTGGACGGCGAGCCGATCGACCCGCAAGTCTTCCGCGGGTTGGTCGAGGAGGTTCGCCCAGTGGTCGAACGGCTCGACCGGGAGTTAGGCGCGTCCTTGACCTTCTTCGAGGTGCTGACGGCGATCGCCTTTCTGCACTTCGCTCGGGTGGGGGCGGAGGTCTGGGTGGTCGAGGTCGGGATGGGAGGGCGTTTGGACTCGACCAACATCGTGCGACCTGCGGTGGCCACGATCACGTCGGTGTCGCTCGATCATGTGCGGATCCTTGGGGATACCCCCGAGGCAATCGCCTACGAAAAGGCCGGGATCGTCAAACGAAGACGTCCGGCGGTGACCGGGGTGGGCGAGCCGGGACCCGCGGCGGTGATCCGACGGGTGGCTCGTCAACGCCGGGCTCCGCTGACTCATATCGGCTTCGACTTCGACTTCGAGTACGACCCGCCCGCGCCTCCGCTCGATCGCCCCGATCCCGGACGGGCCCGCGTCTGGTCTCGCCACCGCGAGCTCCAGGGCTTCCGCCTGCCCCTGTTTGGTCGTCATCAGGCCCATAACCTGGCGGTGACCCTGGCGACCCTCGACAGCCTAGCCGAGCATCATGGTCCGATCGTCGATCACGAAGCGATTCGGCTAGGGCTGGAGCAAACCCGCATCGACGCCCGCGTGGAGACTAGGCGCGACCCCGGCGGTCCCTGGCTGGTCATCGATGGCTGTCACAACGTCGCCTCCGCCCGCGCCCTAGCTGAAACCCTGGCCGACTGCTTCCCGCCCGGCTCCCGCACGTTGGTCTTCGGCACCAGTCAGGACAAGGATCTCGCCGGGCAGCTTGAGCAACTGCTGCCGACCTGCGATCGCGTGGTCGCCACCCGTTACGTCAACAACCCCAGAGCGGTCGCTCCCGAGGCGGTCGCCCGCGCCGTCGAGCAAGTCGCCTGCCGCATTGGTTGGTCGGGCGGGGTCCACATCGAACCCGACCCCGCCCGCGCTCTAGAACGGGCCCGCGACCCCGATCTGACGCCGCCCGATTTTGGGCAAATCGTCGTCGCCGGCTCCTTGTTCCTCGCCGCCGAAGCCCGCGAAGTCCTCGATGGAACCCATTGAAAAGGAAAGGAAATCGTTCCCAATCCGATACCCGCACGAATTGGTCCGGGGGGTCGGTTGGGAAAGGAAGCCAATCCCCAACCAAGGTCACGTGGACACTGTCTCAACGGCTCATCCAAATGGTAGTTTCGATCAGCGACCACCTTGGATTCCAAGCCCCCCTTTCTTATCCAAGTATTCAAAGGAACGCATCATGATCTGGATTCGTATGGCAGCCATTTTGGGCGGTCTGGCCGTCGCGTTAGGAGCCTTCGGCGCGCATGGTCTGGAGTCGAACCTGCCGCCCGATCCCTCCCCGACGCTCATAGAACCCTCTTCCAACGGAGTTTCGGCCTCCGAAGGCGACGCGGAGTCCCGCCCCCCGTTATCCCGGGCGCGACGCCTGGAGGTCTATGAAACCGGCGTGACCTATCATATGTCCCACGCTCTGGTGCTGTTGGCGGTCGGCTTGCTTGGACTTCACCTTCCATCGAACCGAACCGGTTGGCTCAAGGCCGCGGGGACATCCTTCCTGGTGGGCATTCTGGTCTTTTCCGGGAGCCTGTACCTCATGGCGTTGACCGGCCTCCGCTGGTTGGGCGCGATCACGCCGATCGGCGGCGTCGCCTTCCTGGTGGGCTGGGCGTGTCTGGCCCTCGCCGCTCGACATGCGCAACGTCATCATGGCGACGAGGGGTCGGCGAACGCACCGCTTTGAAAACGAACACAAACCTCGCGGTCGAGCGCGACGCCGTTCCTAATGGGTTTTGACCTTGTTTATTCGACCTGGGGATGAATGAGTTTGACGTGCGCCAATGAGTCAGGATCGGCCTGAGGGTCGAGGAAGAGGCGGACCCGGTCGGGTTGGATGGTCTGGCGGGCGCGAATGGGGAAGGCGTCGCCGTCGTGGGCGGCGGGGAATCGATCGACGATATCGCCGTCGTCCACGGTCATGGGCACGGCGCGGGGGTGGCTCACCAGCGCCGTGGGCGGCACCTTGGAACCGGCGGGGGTTGTGTGAAACACCACCTTCCAGCCACCTGAGAGCCAGCCTCGGCGTAGTTGATAACGCAGTTCGACTTCTTGATAGGTTGGAGCAATTTCCACCCGCGAGGTGGGGTGTAAGCCGGGTGAGATTTGGCGGCGG encodes:
- a CDS encoding UDP-glucuronic acid decarboxylase family protein; protein product: MRTVITGGAGFIGSHLCERFLQDGEVICVDNLLTGNLRNIEHLKSHPKFHFLDHNISKPLEIDGPIDNVLHFASPASPADYLKHPIPTLKVGSLGTHNALGLAMAKKARFLLASTSEVYGDPEVHPQREDYWGNVNPIGPRGCYDEAKRFAEAITMAYHRHHGVNTHIVRIFNTYGPRMRLNDGRVLPAFMSQALRNEPITVFGEGRQTRSFCYVDDLVDGIHRLLFCDYHEPVNLGNPSEITVYELAKEIIALVPGCTSEIIHKDLPQDDPKRRRPDISLARRLLGWEPQVDRAVGLQRTLDYFKTVI
- a CDS encoding bifunctional folylpolyglutamate synthase/dihydrofolate synthase: MVTTTLTTSPPSGSDPALAFLYRRINYERAGVSDQTKRELRLTRMRRLVRVLGDPHDGPIVLHVTGTKGKGSTATMLAAILRQAGWRVGLYTSPHLHRIEERIRLDGEPIDPQVFRGLVEEVRPVVERLDRELGASLTFFEVLTAIAFLHFARVGAEVWVVEVGMGGRLDSTNIVRPAVATITSVSLDHVRILGDTPEAIAYEKAGIVKRRRPAVTGVGEPGPAAVIRRVARQRRAPLTHIGFDFDFEYDPPAPPLDRPDPGRARVWSRHRELQGFRLPLFGRHQAHNLAVTLATLDSLAEHHGPIVDHEAIRLGLEQTRIDARVETRRDPGGPWLVIDGCHNVASARALAETLADCFPPGSRTLVFGTSQDKDLAGQLEQLLPTCDRVVATRYVNNPRAVAPEAVARAVEQVACRIGWSGGVHIEPDPARALERARDPDLTPPDFGQIVVAGSLFLAAEAREVLDGTH
- a CDS encoding DUF423 domain-containing protein yields the protein MIWIRMAAILGGLAVALGAFGAHGLESNLPPDPSPTLIEPSSNGVSASEGDAESRPPLSRARRLEVYETGVTYHMSHALVLLAVGLLGLHLPSNRTGWLKAAGTSFLVGILVFSGSLYLMALTGLRWLGAITPIGGVAFLVGWACLALAARHAQRHHGDEGSANAPL